One genomic window of Luteitalea pratensis includes the following:
- a CDS encoding HAD hydrolase-like protein: MFDFDGTLADSWRLMGSAIVEAAGQFGYRRLSAAEAEALRGQDNRAVMAAMGVKMWQLPRIAIHMRQVASDRADEITLFAAVGAMLESVAAAGVRVAVVSSNREDVIRRVLGVDLSAAVTDFDCGAAIFGKATKFRRVVRRAEVDPEQAVGVGDEARDIDAARAAGIASAAVTWGYATPALLASRSPTHVVTSVGELESLLTGR; encoded by the coding sequence ATCTTCGACTTCGACGGCACGCTGGCCGACAGCTGGCGGCTGATGGGAAGCGCGATCGTCGAGGCCGCCGGGCAGTTCGGCTATCGGCGTCTCTCGGCGGCGGAGGCCGAGGCTCTGCGTGGGCAGGACAACCGCGCGGTGATGGCCGCGATGGGCGTCAAGATGTGGCAACTGCCCCGGATCGCGATCCACATGCGGCAGGTGGCGTCCGACAGGGCGGACGAGATCACGCTCTTTGCGGCGGTCGGCGCCATGCTCGAGTCCGTGGCGGCGGCGGGTGTCCGCGTGGCGGTGGTCAGCTCGAACCGGGAGGACGTGATCCGCCGTGTGCTGGGCGTTGACCTGTCAGCGGCGGTGACCGACTTCGACTGCGGGGCGGCGATCTTCGGCAAGGCCACGAAATTCCGCCGCGTGGTGCGGCGCGCCGAGGTGGACCCGGAGCAGGCCGTCGGCGTCGGCGACGAAGCCCGTGACATCGACGCCGCGCGGGCGGCCGGCATCGCATCGGCCGCCGTGACCTGGGGCTATGCGACACCGGCCCTGCTCGCGAGCCGCTCGCCCACGCACGTGGTCACGAGCGTCGGCGAACTGGAGTCCTTGCTGACGGGACGGTAG
- a CDS encoding SGNH/GDSL hydrolase family protein — protein MRLQTLFLAATLVASSTPAFAGPFTKLFVLGDSVSDNGNLSVIVDISVPGPGPMVPAPPYAPGRASDGLVAAEYLSLALGLGPLVPAAVGGTNFAVIGAATGNVPLMGGGTADNVAATLNNLPPGLVLPATGMLNAQLGQYFFMNPGPIDPNALFLIWGGPNDLLINPSAGVAGAAAANIGTMVDLLYGAGARNFLIPNMANLALTPGIAGSPLAPLVSGLSGGFNTALTGQLNSRSALPGISITRFSTFNFFNMVVASPGAYGFTNVNSACYTGSILGLGPDDEFCTTSDSHLFWDQSHPTTRAHALLGAAFADAVQPAAVPEPAMTALTALGLGIAGVRVRRRRAA, from the coding sequence ATGCGACTCCAGACCCTGTTCCTCGCTGCCACCCTCGTGGCGTCGTCCACACCCGCGTTTGCGGGGCCTTTCACCAAGCTGTTCGTCCTCGGCGACAGCGTGTCGGACAACGGCAACCTGTCGGTCATCGTGGATATCAGCGTTCCGGGCCCAGGACCGATGGTTCCGGCGCCGCCTTACGCGCCCGGGCGCGCCAGCGACGGCCTCGTTGCGGCGGAGTACCTCAGCCTGGCGCTCGGTCTCGGGCCCCTCGTACCCGCGGCTGTCGGCGGAACCAACTTCGCCGTGATTGGTGCGGCGACAGGCAATGTGCCACTGATGGGCGGAGGCACAGCCGACAATGTTGCCGCGACCCTCAACAATCTGCCGCCGGGTCTCGTGTTGCCAGCGACGGGCATGCTGAATGCGCAGCTGGGTCAGTATTTTTTCATGAACCCTGGGCCCATCGACCCCAACGCGCTGTTCTTGATCTGGGGTGGACCCAACGATCTGCTCATCAACCCCAGCGCGGGTGTCGCGGGGGCGGCCGCAGCGAATATCGGCACGATGGTCGACCTGCTCTACGGAGCAGGCGCGCGGAACTTCCTCATACCGAACATGGCCAATCTCGCCTTGACGCCTGGCATTGCTGGCTCGCCCCTGGCGCCCCTGGTGTCAGGCCTGAGCGGCGGTTTCAACACGGCGCTGACCGGGCAGCTCAATTCGCGGTCGGCGCTCCCGGGCATCTCCATCACCCGTTTCAGTACCTTCAACTTCTTCAACATGGTGGTCGCTTCGCCTGGGGCATACGGATTCACCAACGTGAATAGCGCGTGTTACACCGGGTCGATCCTCGGCCTCGGGCCAGACGACGAGTTCTGCACGACGTCGGATTCGCACCTGTTCTGGGACCAGAGCCATCCGACGACCAGGGCACACGCGCTGCTGGGCGCGGCATTTGCCGACGCCGTCCAGCCCGCCGCCGTCCCCGAACCGGCGATGACGGCCCTCACCGCCCTGGGCCTCGGCATTGCAGGTGTGAGGGTACGGCGCCGTCGCGCCGCCTAA
- a CDS encoding amidohydrolase has protein sequence MKRPLLSLFAAIAVASLSGAPLRAQSSATTAAPDATPAPVDPRLAALKAAVAADVKSQALFDLGQQMVDMVFSFSELGFQEFETSRYLTGILEKEGFTIERGYAGIPTMWVARWGSGSPVIALGSDVDCIPQASQKPGVAYHDPIIEGAPGHGEGHNSGTPLNIVAAIAAKRQMQKAKIPGTLVIWPGIAEELVGTKAYYVRAGLFKDVDVVLYNHVGTDLVTSWGEGQMNGLVSIEYTFLGESAHSAGAPWRGRSALDAVELMNAGWNARREHLRLQQRSHYVITNGGDQPNVVPRNASVWYYFRETNYEQIKKLWEIGDKMAQGAALMTDTTFTSRLLGSAWPIHMNKPLALTMHDNIKAVGLPTWTEADVTLAKATQAELGVPVVGLATKIADLKGQEEIPDDERRGGGSDDIGDISWTVPTVSLRFPANFQAGPGHNWANAIPMATPIAHKGVNAGAQVIAMTVMDALLRPDVIAAAKDYFTNVQTKNRKYTPLIRETDKPAVELNTAIMQKYKPELQKYYYDPTKYKTYLEQLGITYPTVRPAPQKTTAGQ, from the coding sequence ATGAAGAGACCATTGCTCTCCCTTTTCGCCGCCATCGCCGTGGCATCGCTGTCGGGTGCGCCGCTGCGAGCGCAGTCCTCCGCGACCACCGCCGCGCCCGACGCGACGCCGGCACCCGTCGACCCCAGGCTCGCGGCGCTCAAGGCGGCCGTGGCCGCCGACGTGAAGTCGCAAGCCCTGTTCGACCTCGGTCAGCAGATGGTCGACATGGTCTTCAGTTTCTCGGAACTCGGCTTCCAGGAGTTCGAGACCAGCAGGTACCTGACCGGCATCCTCGAGAAGGAAGGCTTCACCATCGAACGCGGCTATGCCGGCATCCCCACGATGTGGGTGGCGCGCTGGGGGTCGGGTTCGCCGGTGATCGCCCTTGGCTCCGACGTCGACTGCATTCCGCAGGCCTCGCAGAAGCCCGGCGTCGCGTATCACGACCCGATCATCGAGGGCGCGCCCGGCCACGGCGAGGGTCACAACTCGGGCACGCCGCTCAACATCGTCGCGGCGATCGCGGCCAAGCGGCAGATGCAGAAGGCAAAGATTCCCGGCACGCTGGTCATCTGGCCGGGCATCGCCGAGGAGTTGGTGGGCACCAAGGCCTACTACGTGCGCGCGGGCCTGTTCAAGGACGTCGACGTGGTCCTCTACAACCACGTCGGCACCGACCTCGTGACGTCCTGGGGCGAGGGCCAGATGAACGGCCTCGTGTCGATCGAGTACACGTTTCTCGGCGAGTCGGCGCACAGTGCCGGCGCCCCGTGGCGCGGCAGGTCGGCCCTCGACGCCGTGGAACTGATGAACGCCGGCTGGAATGCGCGCCGTGAGCACCTGCGGCTGCAGCAGCGCTCGCACTACGTCATCACCAACGGCGGCGACCAGCCCAATGTCGTGCCGCGCAACGCCAGCGTCTGGTACTACTTCCGCGAAACCAACTACGAGCAGATCAAGAAGCTCTGGGAGATCGGCGACAAGATGGCGCAGGGTGCCGCGCTGATGACCGACACCACGTTCACCTCGCGGCTCCTCGGCTCGGCCTGGCCGATCCACATGAACAAGCCCCTGGCGCTGACGATGCACGACAACATCAAGGCGGTGGGACTGCCGACGTGGACCGAGGCCGATGTCACGCTGGCCAAGGCGACGCAGGCCGAGCTCGGCGTGCCGGTCGTCGGACTCGCGACCAAGATTGCCGATCTGAAAGGGCAGGAAGAGATTCCGGACGACGAGAGGCGCGGCGGCGGGTCGGACGACATCGGCGACATCTCGTGGACCGTGCCGACGGTGTCCCTGCGTTTCCCCGCCAACTTCCAGGCGGGGCCCGGCCACAACTGGGCCAACGCGATTCCGATGGCCACGCCGATCGCGCACAAGGGCGTCAACGCTGGCGCACAGGTGATCGCGATGACCGTGATGGACGCGTTGCTGCGGCCCGACGTGATCGCGGCCGCGAAGGACTACTTCACCAACGTCCAGACGAAGAACCGCAAGTACACGCCGCTGATCCGCGAGACCGACAAGCCGGCCGTGGAACTGAATACGGCGATCATGCAGAAATACAAGCCGGAGCTGCAGAAGTACTACTACGACCCGACGAAGTACAAGACGTACCTCGAGCAGTTGGGGATCACGTACCCGACGGTACGTCCGGCCCCGCAGAAGACGACGGCGGGCCAGTAG
- a CDS encoding TolB family protein: MRARILLLAALFASPCVVSGQAPPAGSAPAAVVAPPAPQPPPPLYESRLEIVDVSSGARTVVHRSPVRFEAPNWSRDGRHLLINQQGSLYRIPAEGGSPVKLDIGDVEGCNNDHGYSPDGTLVAISCRPSSSVYVVAAGGGAPRLLTPLTPSYWHGWSPDGRTLAYVGSRDGEFDIYTMPIDGGPETRLTQAKGLDDGPDYTPDGQWIYFNSVRTGTMRIWRMRPDGSAQQQVTFDQRYADWFPHPSPDGKWLVFVSFDAAVEGHPPYKDVALRLMALDTPGAAPRVLLELFGGQGTINVPSWSPDSRRFAFVSWGKAP; encoded by the coding sequence ATGCGCGCTCGCATCCTGCTGCTGGCCGCCCTGTTCGCGTCGCCCTGCGTCGTGTCAGGGCAAGCACCTCCGGCGGGATCAGCCCCTGCAGCCGTTGTAGCCCCTCCCGCTCCCCAGCCGCCGCCACCGCTGTACGAAAGCCGGCTCGAAATCGTCGACGTCAGCAGTGGCGCCCGGACGGTCGTGCATCGGAGCCCGGTGCGCTTCGAAGCACCCAACTGGTCGCGCGACGGCCGTCACTTGCTGATCAACCAGCAGGGGAGCCTCTACCGCATTCCGGCCGAAGGTGGCTCTCCGGTGAAGCTCGACATCGGCGATGTCGAGGGCTGTAACAACGACCACGGCTACTCGCCTGACGGCACGCTCGTCGCCATCAGTTGCCGTCCCTCGTCCTCCGTGTACGTCGTCGCGGCCGGCGGCGGGGCGCCGCGCCTGCTGACGCCGCTCACGCCGTCGTATTGGCATGGCTGGTCGCCCGACGGCCGGACCCTGGCCTACGTGGGCAGCCGCGACGGTGAATTCGACATCTACACGATGCCGATCGACGGTGGCCCCGAGACGCGCCTGACGCAGGCGAAGGGGCTCGACGACGGGCCGGACTACACGCCGGACGGGCAGTGGATCTATTTCAACTCGGTGCGCACCGGGACGATGCGGATCTGGCGCATGCGACCCGACGGCAGCGCCCAGCAGCAGGTAACCTTCGACCAGCGATATGCCGACTGGTTCCCGCATCCCTCGCCCGACGGCAAGTGGCTGGTATTCGTGTCCTTCGACGCGGCGGTGGAGGGGCATCCGCCGTACAAGGACGTGGCATTGCGGCTGATGGCGCTGGACACCCCCGGGGCCGCCCCGCGGGTACTGCTCGAACTGTTCGGGGGGCAGGGCACGATCAACGTGCCGTCGTGGTCCCCGGACAGCCGCCGCTTTGCCTTCGTGTCGTGGGGGAAGGCGCCATGA
- a CDS encoding peptide chain release factor 3, whose amino-acid sequence MSSPVPAVSEALRREVERRRTFAIISHPDAGKTTLTEKTLLYAGAIELAGAVKGRASQRHVVSDWMDIERERGISITSAALEFELHGRRVTLLDTPGHKDFSEDTYRTLLASDSVVMVIDAAKGIETQTRKLFEVARRRHLPMLTFVNKLDLPGRDPLDLLDEIERVLGVSAAPMNWPIGTGDRFKGVYDLRRNEVLFYERVPRSARRAPVVVTGADDPALIEHIGENAHRELLDAVHLLEAAGTRFDLDAYLQARQTPVYFGSALTNFGLESFLDALVQYAPCPQVREGEDGSPIDPLRADFSGFVFKIQANMNPRHRDRVAFVRVCSGVLTKDMQVVNTRLQQNVRLSRPSRFFGRDRETIEEAFPGDVVGLVNPGRFGIGDTLYAGEPVVYPPIPHFPAEHFGALRLQDVRFKQFDDGVRQLEEEGLMQVVFPVHGARYPILGVVGALQFDIIEARMREEYGVACRVEKLSYVAARWVQADGAARLTLPNNVLSTTDRSGRRVLLFPSEWDLQFCERENPNVQFLSMA is encoded by the coding sequence ATGTCTTCCCCGGTTCCGGCCGTCTCCGAGGCGCTGCGGCGCGAAGTGGAGCGGCGCCGCACCTTCGCGATCATTTCCCACCCCGACGCCGGCAAAACCACGCTCACCGAGAAAACGCTGTTGTACGCCGGCGCGATCGAACTGGCGGGGGCGGTGAAGGGACGCGCGTCGCAGCGACACGTGGTGTCGGACTGGATGGACATCGAGCGCGAGCGCGGCATCTCGATCACCTCGGCGGCGCTCGAGTTCGAGTTGCACGGACGCCGCGTCACGCTGCTCGACACGCCGGGTCACAAGGACTTCAGCGAGGATACCTACCGGACGCTGCTGGCCTCCGACAGCGTCGTGATGGTGATCGACGCCGCCAAGGGCATCGAGACGCAGACGCGCAAGCTCTTCGAGGTGGCGCGCCGCCGTCACCTGCCGATGCTGACCTTCGTCAACAAGCTCGATCTGCCTGGACGCGATCCTCTCGACCTGCTGGACGAGATCGAGCGCGTGCTCGGCGTGTCCGCCGCGCCGATGAACTGGCCGATTGGCACCGGCGATCGCTTCAAGGGCGTGTACGACCTGCGGCGCAACGAGGTGCTGTTCTACGAGCGGGTGCCGCGCAGCGCTCGGCGCGCGCCGGTCGTGGTCACCGGCGCCGACGACCCCGCGTTGATCGAGCACATCGGCGAGAACGCGCACCGCGAACTGCTCGATGCCGTGCACCTGCTCGAGGCCGCTGGCACGCGCTTCGATCTCGACGCCTACCTGCAGGCGCGGCAGACGCCGGTGTACTTCGGTAGCGCGCTCACCAATTTCGGCCTCGAGTCGTTCCTCGACGCGCTCGTGCAGTACGCGCCTTGCCCGCAGGTGCGTGAGGGGGAGGACGGCTCACCCATCGACCCGTTGCGTGCCGACTTCAGCGGCTTCGTGTTCAAGATCCAGGCGAACATGAACCCGAGGCACCGCGATCGTGTGGCCTTCGTCCGCGTCTGCTCGGGCGTGCTGACCAAGGACATGCAGGTCGTCAACACGCGACTGCAGCAGAATGTTCGACTGTCACGGCCGAGCCGCTTCTTCGGCCGCGACCGCGAGACGATCGAGGAGGCCTTTCCGGGTGACGTGGTCGGGTTGGTCAACCCGGGCCGCTTCGGCATCGGCGACACGTTGTACGCCGGGGAACCCGTGGTCTATCCACCCATCCCGCATTTTCCGGCCGAGCACTTCGGCGCCCTGCGCCTCCAGGACGTGCGGTTCAAGCAGTTCGACGACGGCGTGCGGCAGTTGGAGGAGGAAGGCCTGATGCAGGTCGTCTTCCCGGTGCATGGAGCCCGCTATCCCATCCTCGGTGTCGTAGGAGCGCTGCAGTTCGACATCATCGAGGCCCGGATGCGCGAGGAGTACGGGGTGGCGTGCCGGGTCGAGAAGCTGTCGTACGTGGCGGCGCGTTGGGTGCAAGCTGACGGCGCGGCCCGCCTGACCCTGCCCAACAACGTGTTGTCCACGACGGACCGATCCGGGCGCCGTGTCCTCTTGTTCCCGTCCGAGTGGGACTTGCAGTTCTGTGAGCGGGAGAACCCGAACGTACAGTTCTTGTCCATGGCCTGA